GCACGGCTTCGATGCCGGTGGCGTCGCGCAGGCGGCGCGCGTAGGCCGCGAGCGTGTCCGCGCCGCGGCCCGGCAGCTGCAGCGCGGCAAGGCGGCCGGCGTCCAGCGGCGAGACCCGCATGTGCTCGCCGGTGGCGTTGTCGAACAGGTCGACCAGCGCCCGCACCAGCGACTTCAGGCGGCCGGCGGGCAGGCGCAGGCGGCCGAGAATGTCGTGGTGCAGGATGATCGGCTCGCTGTCGGCGATGCGCTCCAGGCCGCCCGACAGCCAGCGCGGGTCCTGCGCGAACAGTTCGGCCAGCAGTGGCGCCAGCGACACGCGCCGGCCTTCCACCTCGATGCCCGGCGAGATATCGAGCCAGCCGCCCTGTTCATCTACGTCGAGCAGCAGTTCGTCGATGTCGAGCGCGTGGTGGCGGAAGTCCTCCGGCATGTCCACCACCCAGCCTTCGCGCCGCAGCGCGGGGATGTCCTCGGCGGTGAAATGCACCCAGTCGGCCTCGCTCGCCAGGCCCAGCATGTGCGGCGGGGTGGCGCCGTGGCCGGTGTGCACCGCGTGCGCCGGCACCTTGCCGAAGCCGCTCTGGGTCAGGCGCCGCGCGGCGGCGGCCTCGGCGGCGCGATCACGCGTCAGGCGTGCGCTGCGGCCGTCGTCGAGCACGTGGAACAGTGCGGTGTCCGCGGCCTCGACCGTCAGCGGGCCGTAGCGGAACGCGAGCGTGGCGTAGTCGAAGCGGTTGACGCTGTAGCCGGGGTAGTCGCGGTAATCGACGCCGATCACCGGCAGCGTCGCGATGCGCAGCACCGGCAGCGGCGCGCCGTCGAGGCGCAGCGGCGGCTCGCCGGTGGCGAGCGGGGCGGGCAACTGTGGGGCGACGTCATGCAGGGTGTCGGCGACCAGCTCCGCCTCGGTGGGCGTCAGCGGCGGCAGCGCCAGCAGGCGAACCACCTGCTCGGCCGGCAGTTCCAGTGTCACCGGGCCGGCGACGCCCGTCGCGCGTTCCACGTACCACGGCGGCGACAGCGGCAGCACACGGTCCGCCGGGGGCGTCAGGCGCAGGCCGGGGGCGCGCAGTCCTTCGCGCGTGGTGCGCCATTCCGGCACCCCGGGTCGCGGCTCGCCCACCTGCAGCGGCGGCGATTCGAGCGTATCCAGGTGCGCGCGCCCGCTCGCCACCAGCCTTTCCATCAGCGCCGCGGCGTTGCGGCCGGCGAGCGGCAGCGCGTAGGGCAGGTAGCGGGTGCGCGGGCGCTGCGACCACAGCAGGCCGAGGATGTCGAGGTCGACCTCGTCCACGAAGGCCGGCGGCGCCTCGAAGGCGCGTTCGAAGTTGCTCCAGCCCTCGGCGCTGCGGATCTGCCCCTGGCGGTCGAGCCGCACCTTGTGACAGCTCACGACATAGTCCTGCACGTCGGCCTGGTCGTGGATCAGGTAGCGCAGCGCATGCACCGAGGGTGCCGCCCGGCGCGGCTCGCCCGCCGCGGTAGGGGCCTGGCCGGCCGCGCTGCGGAAGGCGTCGATCCACGCGAGGACCTGGTCGCGCGGGCGTTCGGGCCCGTCGCGCCGGGCCAGCCACGACAACAGCGTGGCGGCGACGTGCTTGCAGCTGTCGCCGAGCGGACAGCTGCAGTGCGACAGCAGGAAGGTGCCGCGCCAGGGGTCGCTGCGCACCTGCGCGCTGACCTGGTACGGGGTGGTCCGGCTGCCACGCACGCGCGCGTGGAGGATGTCGCCCTTGCGTTCCAGCTGGGTGACCGCGGCGAGGTAGGCACGTCCCTTGTCCACCTCGTGCTGGCCCAGCCAGGCGATGACATCGGCTTCGGTGTAGCTGTCGGGTGACTTCATGCGCTTGGAATGAAAAACGGGGGCGCCCGCGGGGAGGGGACGACGGGCGCGAAAGAATGTCAGCCCGGCAGTTTAGCCCGATCGCGCCGCTGCCGTTGCATTTCGGCGCCCAAAAAGCGGCGCCGTAAAAGCAACGGGCCGCGTACGCGGCCCGTTTGCAGAACAACCCGGACGGGGCTGCTTACACGTTGCGATAGACCTCGGCGCCGCTCTTGACGAACTCCACCGCCTTCACCTCCATGCCCTTCTGCAGGGCCTCGGCTTCGTCCACCCCTTGCTGGGCGGCGAAGTCGCGCACGTCCTGTGTGATCTTCATCGAGCAGAAGTGCGGCCCGCACATCGAGCAGAAGTGCGCGACCTTGGCCGATTCCTTGGGCAGGGTCTCATCGTGGAATTCCTTGGCCTTGTCCGGATCGAGGCCGAGGTTGAACTGGTCTTCCCAGCGGAACTCGAAGCGTGCCTTCGATAGCGCGTTGTCGCGGATCTGCGCACCCGGGTGGCCCTTGGCGAGGTCAGCCGCGTGGGCGGCGAGCTTGTAGGTGATGATGCCTTCCTTGACGTCCTGCTTGTTGGGCAGGCCCAGATGCTCCTTGGGCGTCACGTAGCACAGCATCGCGGTGCCATACCAGCCGATGGTGGCGGCGCCGATGCCGCTGGTGATGTGGTCGTAGCCCGGCGCGATGTCGGTGGTGAGCGGTCCCAGGGTGTAGAAGGGCGCTTCCTTGCACTGCTCGAGCTGGAGATCCATGTTCTCCTTGATCATGTGCAGCGGCACATGGCCCGGGCCTTCGATCATCACCTGCACGTCGTGCTTCCAGGCGATGTCGGTGAGTTCGCCCAGGGTCTTGAGTTCGCCGAGCTGGGCTTCGTCGTTGGCGTCGTAGATGGAGCCGGGGCGCAGGCCGTCACCGAGCGAGAAGGCCACGTCGTAGGCCTTCATGATTTCGCAGATGTCCTCGAAGTGGGTGTAGAGGAAGCTTTCCTTGTGATGCGCCAGACACCACTTCGCCATGATGGAGCCGCCGCGGCTGACGATGCCGGTCATGCGGTTGGCGGTGAGCGGGATGTAGCGCAGCAGCACGCCCGCGTGGATGGTGAAGTAGTCCACGCCCTGTTCGGCCTGCTCGATCAGGGTGTCGCGGAAGATCTCCCACGTGAGGTCCTCGGCCTTGCCGTCGACCTTTTCCAGCGCCTGGTAGATCGGCACCGTGCCGATCGGCACGGGGCTGTTGCGGATGATCCACTCGCGCGTTTCGTGGATGTTCTTGCCGGTCGAGAGGTCCATCACGGTGTCGCCGCCCCAGCGGATGGACCAGGTCATCTTGTCGACTTCCTCGGCGATGGAGGAGCCGAGCGCCGAGTTGCCGATGTTGGCGTTGATCTTCACCAGGAAGTTGCGGCCGATGATCATCGGCTCGGTTTCCGGGTGGTT
Above is a window of Azoarcus olearius DNA encoding:
- a CDS encoding DEAD/DEAH box helicase, coding for MKSPDSYTEADVIAWLGQHEVDKGRAYLAAVTQLERKGDILHARVRGSRTTPYQVSAQVRSDPWRGTFLLSHCSCPLGDSCKHVAATLLSWLARRDGPERPRDQVLAWIDAFRSAAGQAPTAAGEPRRAAPSVHALRYLIHDQADVQDYVVSCHKVRLDRQGQIRSAEGWSNFERAFEAPPAFVDEVDLDILGLLWSQRPRTRYLPYALPLAGRNAAALMERLVASGRAHLDTLESPPLQVGEPRPGVPEWRTTREGLRAPGLRLTPPADRVLPLSPPWYVERATGVAGPVTLELPAEQVVRLLALPPLTPTEAELVADTLHDVAPQLPAPLATGEPPLRLDGAPLPVLRIATLPVIGVDYRDYPGYSVNRFDYATLAFRYGPLTVEAADTALFHVLDDGRSARLTRDRAAEAAAARRLTQSGFGKVPAHAVHTGHGATPPHMLGLASEADWVHFTAEDIPALRREGWVVDMPEDFRHHALDIDELLLDVDEQGGWLDISPGIEVEGRRVSLAPLLAELFAQDPRWLSGGLERIADSEPIILHHDILGRLRLPAGRLKSLVRALVDLFDNATGEHMRVSPLDAGRLAALQLPGRGADTLAAYARRLRDATGIEAVPQPKGFKAELRPYQLEGLAWLQHLVRNNLAGILADDMGLGKTAQTLAHLLALKHAGKLDRPALVVLPTSLVFNWQAEAERFAPELRVLKLHGADRHGLFEQLEPGKRKPRVDVAITTYPLLWRDEEELQAREWSILILDEAQTVKNVASKGAQVIRQLKARHRLGLTGTPLENHLGELWAQFDFLLPGFLGDAKHFTKTWRTPIEKHGDTVRRDLLAARLRPFILRRRKEDVATELPPKTIIVRSVALEGGQRDLYETVRAAMDSKIRDEIAAKGYARSQIVILDALLKLRQVCCDPRLLKTTAAAAKVKERAKLDLLMSMLPELIDEGRRILVFSQFTQMLALIAAELDKAKIGWVALTGDTRDRRIPVEDFQKGRAPVFLISLKAGGVGLNLTTADTVIHYDPWWNPAAENQATDRAHRIGQDKPVFVFKLICAGSIEERILSLQDKKAALAASVLSEDANALAKFGEADIAALLAPLPPG
- the thiC gene encoding phosphomethylpyrimidine synthase ThiC, giving the protein MNAKEHFIATEAKVDEAAIAPLPNSRKIYVEGSRPDIRVPMREIRQSDTPASFGAEPNPPIFVYDCSGPYTDPAAKIDIRSGLPALRAGWIAERGDTEQLADLSSEYGRQRAADPRLDELRFPGLHRKPLRARAGANVTQMHYARRGIVTPEMEYIAIRENLRRKDYLESLLAAGPTGQKMAALLTRQHPGQNFGAAIPNEITPEFVRDEVARGRAIIPANINHPETEPMIIGRNFLVKINANIGNSALGSSIAEEVDKMTWSIRWGGDTVMDLSTGKNIHETREWIIRNSPVPIGTVPIYQALEKVDGKAEDLTWEIFRDTLIEQAEQGVDYFTIHAGVLLRYIPLTANRMTGIVSRGGSIMAKWCLAHHKESFLYTHFEDICEIMKAYDVAFSLGDGLRPGSIYDANDEAQLGELKTLGELTDIAWKHDVQVMIEGPGHVPLHMIKENMDLQLEQCKEAPFYTLGPLTTDIAPGYDHITSGIGAATIGWYGTAMLCYVTPKEHLGLPNKQDVKEGIITYKLAAHAADLAKGHPGAQIRDNALSKARFEFRWEDQFNLGLDPDKAKEFHDETLPKESAKVAHFCSMCGPHFCSMKITQDVRDFAAQQGVDEAEALQKGMEVKAVEFVKSGAEVYRNV